From the genome of Cytophagales bacterium WSM2-2:
TCAAGCAACGCAGGCATAAAATGACGAATGCGTTCGTTGGTATTAAGCGCACGAATCCCAAGGACTACAGCGTCCACTTTTTTCAGGTTGCCCGGAGTCACTTCGTCATCTCTCATCTCCCACACTTCATACCCCATATTCCTCATTGCAGCAGGGATTTCATCTCCGGCTCCCTTAATGTATCCGATCACACTACCTTGTCTCTTCAAATCCAACCGCAATGCCGCTGAAGATGCCTTCGGAAGAAGTGTTTGTGTTGGTATATGATCATATTGAATCGTCTCAAGGGAATAATCAAATTCCTTACCGTCAATAGTCGCGACAGCGCGGATTGCTGAGGTAACCTCTTCTTTCGCAGGCAGAACTTTAAACGTATACGTCTGCTCCTCACCTTTCTTTTTTGTTTCGAACAGATAAGACGCAGGTTCCGATCTCCATCCTTGCGGAAGTTTTAATTCCAGTTTTCCTGAACAGTTGTCCTTTGCTGATTTCAGTACAGCCCGGACTTCGCGTGGCGACTGGTCATTGAACAAATACACCGGTTTGTCGAGGTTGACAAAAGCCGGAGGCACAATTTCAAATGGCCGTATCACCTCTCCTTTTACCGGGTCGGTTATTTTATTAATCAGCGGGGTGCGAATCGTCAGCCTCTCATTATTAACAAGGAATGTGAAATCAAAAGAAATCGCGGGAAGATTCTCGGGGGAACCAATCTGCGATTGATCCTCCACCGTAAACAATCCCTGTGTATGAGGCTGACGCAACCAGTACGGATCGGAATAGCCCAGGTTAGAATTTAACTTCCGGTTTGACCTGAATGTCAGCAGTACGTTGTTCTTAAGTTCAGTGGTCATCGAACTATCGTAGGACAGATTCGGAGCAGTGATTTGAACAAGAGAGACCTGTGCACTGCTCCTGTTGATTACCTCAAAGCTTGCCTTTATTTTTTCACCGGGAGGCGCCCAGAACCCATCGGCACTCACTTCCACAAAGAGTCCAAGACAGTCCTGAATCAGCCTGTTGACCTCATTTTCTTTCCTGGTTTTCCAAACAGATGCCGGTAACGAGCTGATTGCATTTCTGATTTTCAACAATGAAGGAATTATGGCAACTGGATTTTCATCTTTAAATTCATTCACTGCCTGATCTACCAGAGTCGGAATTTTCTCAGCGCCTTTGATCCTTGACCAAGTTGTATTTACACCTTCAAAAATAGTAGTTGCGGTCTTGTCTCCCTTTGTCAACTCGAAATACTCAGGTTGGTCTCCCCTCCTACCAGATGATCCAAATCCCTGGCTTTTATGTTGCGTTCTGCTCTCAGCCGCAATTTCGGAATACGATTTGCCAAGCAGTACGTTATAAGAGCCCATATTGACAGTGACGACTCCTGGTGATTTTTCATTGATGGTCTGGTTCCACCAGCGTCCTGTATTGATGAATAGACGTTTGGGTTGCCATGTACCGTATGTCCTGGCTAATTCCGGAAAAGAGCCCGCATCACCACTGGCCTCAAATGCCTCCATGGCAAGTGTCGCTGATGCTGTATGATGCCCATGCCCTGCCCGCGCATCCGGTGGAAAGCGGGTAATAATGACATCCGGTTGAAACTGGCGATAGACGCGCACCACATCGGACAAGATTTCATTCTTGTTCCAGATATCGAAAGTTTCCTTTTCATTTTTAGAAAAGCCAAAATCGTTTGCACGGGTGAAGAACTGCTGGCCGCCATCGATTCTCCGTGCAGACAAAAGCTCCTGGGTGCGGATCAGTCCAAGCTGGTCGCGGATCTCCGAACCGATCAGGTTTTGTCCTCCGTCACCTCGTGTCATGGCTAGATAGGCAGTAGCTGCCAATTGATCGCTGACAAAATAAGTAATGGCACGCGTGTTCTCATCATCCGGGTGAGCCGCCACATATAGCACCGAACCGAGAAAATTGAGCTTCTTAATTTTCAGTCGAATCTCTGAAGACCCAGGCTGGCGATGATTTTGAGCAAATGAATTGATGAAAAAAAACGCGCTAAGGAGAGCCAGTGTAAATCGCATAGCTTTTAATTTGTGAAATACGACAAAAAGTTCGTGTCGATCGAACCGATCAAATCAAAAAAAACACTTTAACAAAATTTTTAGAATTTGCCGTGCCATTTGCCGTTCACCTGAAATTCGCCATCCTGCGTAACGGTCAATACGATACGGCTCAATTCTTTCTTTTCTGATGACAGGAAAAACAAAGTGATTTCATGTGCAGCGTCTCTTTTTTTCAGATCAGCCACAAAGCCCATTTCGAAGCGAAGGCCGGGTATTGGTGAAGTCTTTTTCTTTAGCAGATTTTTTCCCTTGGAATCAATGACATGAACCCGTACTTCTTCCTCCCTGACTTTTAGTTGTTCGATGCTCACCTCCAAAAAAGGGAGCAAATCTGTTTTGGGTTTATCAAGTCGCTCACCGCTGCTGGAAAAACTGTTATTATCGTAAGCCGGTGGCCGTTGCTTAAATTTCAAATTCACCCTGGCTTCGAAATCTTCCGAAGGCTTAAAAGGAACTTCTTGTGCATTTGCCAGGGGCGCAAGTGAACCCATCAGGAACAAATACTTCAGCAAGGCCATCTATTGGCCTTTGGAATCACGTTTAGCTCTTTTTTCAGCACGCTTTTCTTTCAACGATTTAGCAGGCTTCTTTTTAGCTTCTTTTTTTGCGTCTTGTGATTTTGACATGGCTTTAGAATTTAGTTTTTGGTCAAAATCAAAAGTACATGAAAGCAATTGAGCATCCAACTCCCCGTTTGCGGTAAAAACATTTTGCTATTTTTGCCGCTCATATTTCCAACAATTATGGGACGCATATTCGAAAAAAGGAAGCACAAGATGTTCGCCCGCTTTGACAAGATGGCCAAGGCATTTACCCGCATCGGAAAGGACATTGCCATTGCCGTAAAACAAGCCGGCCCCAACCCTGACAATAACCCCAAGCTCCGGATGGCTATCCAAAACGCCAAAGGAATGAATATGCCTAAAGACCGGGTGGAGTCTGCAATAAAAAGAGCCTCATCAAAAGAGGAAAAAGATTTTCAGGAAGTGGTGTATGAGGGTTATGCGCCTCATGGTGTTCCTGTTGTTGTAGAATGTGCCACCGATAACCCAACACGTACTGTGGCTAACGTAAGGCTGCACTTTTCAAAGAACGGGGGTAATATGGGTAACTCCGGATCGGTGTCTTTCTTATTTGAAAGAAAAGGCGTTTTCAAATTTGACCCTTCCAAGCTCAACCTTGAAGAGCATGAGCTTGATCTGATTGATGGCGGGGCCGAAGATATTCAGCAGGATGAGGAAGAGATTACAGTCTACACCAAGTTCACCGAATTTGGTCACTTCCTGAAATTCCTCGAATCAAAAAAACTCGAAGCGAAGAGTTCTACACTCCAGTACATACCAACTACTACAAAAGAACTTGGTGAGGCTGAACAGGATGAAGTTCTGAAGTGCATTGAAGCCATCGAAGAAGATGACGATGTGCAGAATGTTTATCATAACCTGGCGTAAATAAAAAAGCCATCTCATGAAAGATGGCTTTTTTATTGGTCGATTCTTGAGACTATTTGCCCGGGAAAACGTAAGCCGCCCTCAGTCCAACATAGTTAAAGTCTGACACAAGGTTGAGTTTAAATGTAAGATCAAACTGGTTTACACGATATCCCAGGGCAGGTGCGAAACCAACACGGTTGGTGTTACCGCCACTACCCGATGCAAAATATACTCCAAGGTCACCGGCAATATAAACGCCATCATTACTCTTTTGAAGATAATATTTCACACCTCCTGTAAAAGGAATAATCGTGATTCCGTTGGACTTGAAACCCTGGTAAGTTTTTCCGGAGAAGGAAACAAAACCTCCGGAGATAGTCCAATTCAATTTATCTTGAATGGGAGCCTCATACTTCAGAGACAATCCGAGGCCTAGGCCTTCAAAATTTGACCAGTCGCCATTCGGAATTCCCACATCTACACCACCGGATACTTGAGAAAATGCCGGGGCCAGCGCAAATACAAACAAGATCATAAACAGGAGTTTGTTGAAGTTTTTCATGAGCATTTTGTTTTGGTTACTCACAAAATAAATAAAACAAATCCTCATCCGTATCGAAATCCGGTCGAATGAATGGATGATTTTAGACTACCTGCTTATTTTTTCTTTTATCCACTCCCTGGCGTTGGCGAACGCCTCCATCCAGGGGGCAACTTCATCTGTTTTCTTATCGCGGGTATAGTGCGGCCAGTTCCATGGAAATAAGCTTCGCTCAATATGCGGCATAATAGCAAGGTGTCTTCCGTCTTTCGAACATAGCGCGGCAATGGAATGATCTGATCCATTTGGAGTGCCGGGATATTCGGTATAGGTATACTTCGCAGCAACATTGTACAAAGAAGAATTTGCCGGTAATTTGAACTGGCCTTCCCCGTGAGCAAGCCACACACCAAGTTGTGACCCCGCGTAGCTCTTTAGCATCACAGAGTTATTTTCAGGAATAGTCACAGACAAGAATGTGCACTCGTATTTTCCAGAGTCATTATGATGCATTTTCTCCTGCCATTCAGGATACAACAAACCTAACTCCATCATCAACTGACATCCGTTGCAAACACCAAGACTTAAAGTATCATCGCGTTTGTAAAAATTATCCAGTGCAGTTTTTGCTTTCGGGTTGTACAGGAACGCTCCAGCCCACCCTTTGGCCGCACCCAGCACATCACTGTTTGAAAACCCGCCTACAAAAACGATCATATTTACTCCGCTCAAATCTTCGCGGCCTGACACAAGGTCTGTCATGTGCACATCTTTCACATCAAAGCCTGCGAGATAAAGCGCATACGCCATTTCGCGATCGCTGTTAACTCCCTTTTCCCGGATGATCGCTCCTTTGATTCCAGATTTGGTTTTCCTTTTTGGATCGAGTCCGTAGGTTGATCTCCTTCCGTCAAATCTTTTTGGATACTTGTACTCCAGCGTTTGTTTGAAAATATTCTGAGCACGTTGCTTCGCATGTCCCTTGGGGCGCTGAACGTTATCCATCAGGTAAGAAGTATGGAACCACTTTTCGCGCAATGCTTGAATCCTGAATGATACGGTACCAATACCGAGACT
Proteins encoded in this window:
- a CDS encoding GlcNAc-PI de-N-acetylase → MRFTLALLSAFFFINSFAQNHRQPGSSEIRLKIKKLNFLGSVLYVAAHPDDENTRAITYFVSDQLAATAYLAMTRGDGGQNLIGSEIRDQLGLIRTQELLSARRIDGGQQFFTRANDFGFSKNEKETFDIWNKNEILSDVVRVYRQFQPDVIITRFPPDARAGHGHHTASATLAMEAFEASGDAGSFPELARTYGTWQPKRLFINTGRWWNQTINEKSPGVVTVNMGSYNVLLGKSYSEIAAESRTQHKSQGFGSSGRRGDQPEYFELTKGDKTATTIFEGVNTTWSRIKGAEKIPTLVDQAVNEFKDENPVAIIPSLLKIRNAISSLPASVWKTRKENEVNRLIQDCLGLFVEVSADGFWAPPGEKIKASFEVINRSSAQVSLVQITAPNLSYDSSMTTELKNNVLLTFRSNRKLNSNLGYSDPYWLRQPHTQGLFTVEDQSQIGSPENLPAISFDFTFLVNNERLTIRTPLINKITDPVKGEVIRPFEIVPPAFVNLDKPVYLFNDQSPREVRAVLKSAKDNCSGKLELKLPQGWRSEPASYLFETKKKGEEQTYTFKVLPAKEEVTSAIRAVATIDGKEFDYSLETIQYDHIPTQTLLPKASSAALRLDLKRQGSVIGYIKGAGDEIPAAMRNMGYEVWEMRDDEVTPGNLKKVDAVVLGIRALNTNERIRHFMPALLDFTKEGGTMVVQYNTNSDLEIAADKFSPFPITMSRDRVTQENSEVRILKPDHPLLNSPNKITSKDFEGWVQERGLYFPSAWSAEYDALLSMNDAGEPAKDGSLLVANYGNGHYVYTSLSFFRELPEGVVGAYKLFANLVSMTKTSKPADVKVKSK
- a CDS encoding putative transcriptional regulatory protein; this translates as MFARFDKMAKAFTRIGKDIAIAVKQAGPNPDNNPKLRMAIQNAKGMNMPKDRVESAIKRASSKEEKDFQEVVYEGYAPHGVPVVVECATDNPTRTVANVRLHFSKNGGNMGNSGSVSFLFERKGVFKFDPSKLNLEEHELDLIDGGAEDIQQDEEEITVYTKFTEFGHFLKFLESKKLEAKSSTLQYIPTTTKELGEAEQDEVLKCIEAIEEDDDVQNVYHNLA